From one Perca fluviatilis chromosome 10, GENO_Pfluv_1.0, whole genome shotgun sequence genomic stretch:
- the eif1ad gene encoding probable RNA-binding protein EIF1AD — MMSQATKRKHVVKEVYGDFVTPTENQQIVKVTGSRGNNLHEAVTAQGVTFLVSMPTKFRKNLWIKRGDYVIVDPIEEGEKVKAEISFILYKDHIQNLQKLHLWPEGFTEEPPEQDKTDKRQDKEKETEEKDEEFSDSEDDESDIFVNTNRCNYHYSESEEEDSEEEDDDKEKRTENGS; from the exons ATGATGTCACAGGCCACCAAACGCAAACACGTTGTCAAGGAGGTTTATGGAGACTTTGTCACACCCACAGAAAACCAGCAGATTGTAAAG GTTACTGGTAGCCGTGGTAACAACCTCCATGAAGCCGTCACGGCCCAGGGTGTGACTTTCCTGGTGAGCATGCCCACCAAGTTCCGCAAGAACCTCTGGATCAAGAGAG GTGACTATGTGATTGTGGATCCCATTGAGGAAGGAGAGAAGGTGAAGGCAGAGATCAGCTTCATTCTCTACAAAGACCACATTCAGAACCTGCAAAAACTACACCTCTG GCCAGAGGGGTTTACGGAGGAGCCGCCAGAGCAAGACAAGACGGACAAACGGCAGGATAAGGAAAAGGAGACGGAGGAGAAAGACGAGGAATTCAGTGACTCTGAAGATGATGAGAGCGACATCTTTGTAAACACCAACCGCTGTAACTACCATTACAGTGAgagtgaggaggaggacagTGAGGAAGAAGATGATGACAAAGAGAAAAGGACAGAAAATGGTTCATAG